The Myxococcales bacterium genome includes the window TGGGCGTCTCGCCGGCGAGATAGGCCTCGACGAACTCGTCGACCACCGCCGTGGTGAATTCTTGTTCGAGATCGACGACATAAAACGGAATGCCGAGATGGGCCGCGACGCGACGCGCATCTTCCATGTCGCGCGGGCCGCAGCAGCGCCCGCCCGAGCTGGCCTGCGTGCCTTGCGCATTGTAGAGCCGCATCGTCATGCCGACGACGCGATGGCCCTGCTCGACCAGCATCGCGGCGGCCACGGCGCTGTCGACCCCGCCCGAGAGCGCGATCACGACGAGCCCGTCACCGGGCGTTGGAAGTGGACGAAGCGCGCTCACGATGCGATACAGGTGCCAGAACTCGGCATGAAAGACAACCGTTTGTCGCTGCAGGTGGTGGAGCTCGATGCGGCCGGCTATGGCGTCGCGCGCCCCGAAGCGGGCGCCGGCGATGAGGCGATTCCAAAGGAAATCAAGGTACTTGGCATGCTTCCCGGTGAGCGCGCCGAGGTCGCAATTGAGCATCGCAGCCCGCATAATGGCACCGCGTGGGCACGCGTAATCGCGCCGCAGGGCGAGCCCAGCGACGACCGCGTGACGCCGCGATGCCCGGCGTTTGGTGCTTGCGGCGGCTGCGTGTGGCAACACCTAGCCTACGACGAGCAGCTGGTGTGGAAGCGGCGGCGGGTGGCGCAGGCGCTCGGCGTGCCGATGAATCAGGTCGCGGCGGTCAGGCCCTCGCCCGCGCAATGGGGTTATCGAAACAAAGCGAAGTATGTGGTGGCGGGCGACGCGCAGCGTTTAGTGCTTGGCGCGTATGCGCCGCGAACCCACGATGTAATCGACACCGCGGGCTGCGCGGTGGTAGCGCCGGTGCTCGACGAGGTCGCGGCGTGGGTGCGCGGCGCGGCGACGGTCCTGGGCCTGGCGCCTTATCGCGAGGCGAGCGGCGACGGCGAGTTTCGCTATGTCGTGGTGCGCGCCAATGCCTTGGGCGATGTGCTCGTAACGTTGGTCGTGACGTCGCAGGTGCGCGACGAGGCGCTGCGCGCGGTGGCGACGTCGATCGCCAAGCATCCCGCCGTACGCGGCGTCGTCGCGCTGTTTAACGATCGGAGGAATGCGAGCATTGCGCCGCCCGAGGCGCGCGAGTTGGTGCTCGCCGGTGAGCGCAGCCTGCGCGATCACGTCGCCGGGGTTGAGGTCGAGGTCGGCGCCAGCGAATTTTTTCAGGTCAACCGCGCGCAGGCCGATGCGATGTATGGCTACGTCGCGACGGCGCTGGGGAAAATGGCGAAGGCGGCGCCCGCCGCTGGCGCGGCCTACGACGTCGTCGATTTATACGCCGGGCTTGGCGGCTTTTCGTTTGCCGCCGCGCGCGTGGGGTTGCGCGTCTACGCGGTTGAGGTCCATCCCGGCGCCGTGGCGGCGCTGGCGGCGGCGGCAGCGGCAAACGAGCTACCAATCGTTGCACAGGCGGCGAATGTCGACGACGCGATGGCGGACGTGCCGCGCGATGCCGGCGCGGTGATCGTGAACCCGCCGCGCAAGGGCCTGACGCCGGCGCTGGTGGCGTGGCTGCTCGCCTCGCAAACGCGCCACATCGTCTACATTAGCTGCGGGCCCGAATCGCTGGGCCGCGACGTCGCGGCGCTGGCGGCCGCGTTTGAGACCACATCGGTGCAGCCCTTTGATCTCATGCCCGGCACCTCGCAAGTCGAAACCATCGTCTGCCTGCGGCGGCGCTAGCGAGCTTGGCGCGCCCGACCCCGCCGCGCCAATTTGCGTTATGCTTAGCCATGGCCGCCGGTGATCTCGTCGTCAACGAACGCATCACCATTCCGGCGAGCGAGCTCGAGATTCGCGCCGCGCGCTCGGGTGGGCCAGGTGGTCAGCACGTCAACAAAACGTCGAGCAAGGTGATCGTGCGCTGGAGCCTGCGCTACTCGGAGGCGGTCACCACGGTCGATCGCTATTGGCTGCGCGACAAGCTCGGCTCCAAGCTCACGGTGGAGGGCGACCTGCTGGTTGCCTGCGAAGAGCACCGCGACCAGTCGCGCAATAAAGCCGATGCCTTGGCCAAGCTCGCCGCCATGCTGCGCACGGCCCTGGTACGCCCCAAGCCGCGCAAGGCGACCAAGCCGACCCGCGGCTCCAATGAGCGAAGGCTCACCGCAAAGAAATCCCGCGCCGACATCAAAAGCGGCCGCCAGGGCCGCGGCAACGACGACTAGCGGGGCGGCGCATTGCCCCTTCTCCCCTGGTTGACAGCCTGGGTTGACAGCCTGATTTCGTCACGCTATATGTGATTTATGAAAACGATTATCATTTTCTTGGCGGCGCTAGGCCTTAGCCTCGCCGCCTCCGCGCAGGCCGACCGCCGCGCGTTTACCCGGACCTATGAGTACGTTACCCAGGCCGAGGACGCGCTCGAGCTTGAGTACTATCTGACGCAGCAGCAAACCGACATCCAACAGGCCAGCACGCGCTCGATTGAGCAGCAAGTCGAAATCGAATACGGCCTTACCAATCGCTGGGATATTTCGATCTATCAAGTGTACTCGCAGCCCAGTGGCGGGGCGCTGTCGTATTCGGCGACTAAGTTGCGCACGCGGTATCGCTTTAGCGAGCGCGGCATCAACCCGGTCGATGTCCTCGCGTACTTTGAATTGATTCGCCCGTACGCGGGGTCGTCGTGGAAGCTTGAGCCCAAGCTTGTCTTGGCCAAAGACGTTGGCAAGGTGACGTTGGCGGTCAATCTTATCCCCGAGTTTGTCTTTACGCAGGCCAGCGGGCCCGATGGTGGCACCACCGAAACTGAGTTTGAGCCCGGCTGGGCGCTCGGCGTGACCTACGAAGCGTCGCCAAAATGGAAGCTCGGCGGCGAGACCTGGGGCGCGATGGAAGAACCCTTCGACAGCGAGGCGCGCACGACCGAACTGTACGCTGGGCCGGCGGTGAGCTTTGCGCCCTGAGCGAAATTTGGATCGCGGCCACCGCGGGCTTTGGCCTTAACGATGAGGCCAAGGACTTTTCAGCGCGCACCATTATTGCGATTGGCTTGTAAACGGAGATAGCGGGCATGAAATGGCACGTATCAAGCAGTTTGCTCGCAGCCCTCGCCATGATGGCGCTCTGGGGTGGGTGCGCCAAATCCGTGTTGCCCACGCCGACGCTGGCGTGGGCGCAGCAGGCCGACGTGCCGCTCGCCGAGCTGCAGGCCGGGCGCGAGGCGTATATAGCCAAGTGCAGCTCATGTCACTTGGCGATCGCGCCTGCGGATTTTACAGCGAGCGAGTGGCCGGTTCATGTCGATGACATGGCCGAACGCTCCAAGTTGTCGGCGACGCAGCGCGAGCACATCGTGCGCTACGTTACCGCGTACGCCAAGCCGGAGCCCTAACGGTCTTAGTCGCTGCCGCGCGTTGCGGCGCTTGCACTGAGATCAATGGTGAGACGCGTCGCCTCGCCGATGGTGCCGCGGCGAGTTTCGCGTACCACCTGCCCCTCGCGCGTGGTCGCGACGATTTCAAAGGTGTAATCGCCCGCGGGCAGGCTGGTCTTAAAGGTTGTTTCGCGCTTGGCCGTGCCTTCAGCAAAGGTTTGCGATGACCACGCCATGAGGTCGGTGCCGCGCATGATATCGACGCGGACGTCGCGCCACGCTAACGCGCGATCGCCAAAGGCGAGCACGAGCTCGACCTGTTGTGCGGCCTGCTGGCGACACAGCGTCTGCGCCAGCCAGGTCAGAGCGACGACCATGCCGAGCGTGGCGATGACGCGGCGCCGCGTCGACATCGGCGGTCGCGCCGGCCACGGCCGCGAGGCCCTCGTGCTTGCGGGATCGGCCGACACTGCGGCCCTATAACATATTGGAACCCCGGGCGATTTTATAATTCGTCGGTTTTCTTTTGCCGCGCTTTCTGGCACTCACTAAGGCGGTCGGTTTATCGCCGAACCGGGGCTGTGACGGAATGGTAGACGTAGAGGACTTAAAATCCTCGGGTTAATAGCCGTGCGGGTTCGAGTCCCGCCAGCCCCACTGCGATTTCGTTACATAGGTCCAACTTCGCGTAGCGGTAATGTCGCAGTGGGGCTGCGGCACGCTTTGCGCGCCGGCGGTGCGTGGCACCGCGCGGGACTCGAGCGCGCAGCGCGAGGCGAGTCCTTCGCCAGCCCCACTGCGATTTCGTTACATAGGTCCAACTTCGCGTAGCGGTAATGTCGCAGTGGGGCTGCGGCACGCTTTGCGCGCCGGCGGTGCGTGGCACCGCGCGGGACTCGAGCGCGCAGCGCGAGGCGAGTCCTTCGCCAGCCCCACTGCGATTTCGTTACATAGGTCCAACTTCGCGTGGCGGTAATGTCGCAGTGGGGCGGTCATCATCCCCTAAAGTGATGCCACCCAAAACTGGAAACGGATAGGATGGCATCATGAAGCGGAGTCGATTTAGCGAAGTGCAATTCGCGGATATTCTGAAAGAGGCGGCTGGCGGCGTGCCCGTGGCGGACGTGCTGCGGCAGCACAATATCTCGACCGCAACGTATTACGCGTGGCGTGCGAATACGGCGGCTTGGAAACCTCCGAACTTAAGCGCCTCAGGGGATACGAAATTATAGGCGGAAATCGGGGAGGGTGGCAGGCGCCATTTCCGCCTGAAATGTCCTATCCGCCTGAACATTCGCTAAATCATACGTTCTCCTCATCGTTGGTGGCCACCAAACTGGATCAAACCCAACGCATGGCCAGAGATCGGTTAGCCTACGGTTCGCGACAACCAGAGATCTCATTTTGCCAATAAAAGACACATTGGGCGGCTACACAGTCTGACTGGGAAAAACAGTGAGCGCAGTTACCGACCTTGCACTCGCCGGGACAGCTTTCGCGAAAACATGCACCATCTTGATAGGCGCAGTTTAGGGTGCAGCTTGTTGTTGGGGGCGTCTGAGGTTGCCATGTCCCGCCGTCGTCGAGGCACGCTTCGCAGGTAGCATTGGGGGCCAACTCCTCAGCGGTTGGGCTCCGATCGCAACTGAAATGTCCTAAGGTCAACGCAACAAGGAGGGCGAGATGCTTCATGCCGCCATACATAAATTGGTCCAACCACTCTTGCAATTAAAATCGTGTCGCGCAAAGGACACCCGTGACCTGCCGCACGTCAGGACGTTATGCGCGAGTCCCATCAGCTCAGGGCCCGCGCGAGCTACAATTGTTCATACCGCGACGGAGGTCGAAGTCTATATTGGCAGGTCTCTCCCTAATCCAATGTTAGGAGTATCCAGAGGGGCTCTGAGCACTCGCTTATCTATTTGCGGGTCGAGAACGCGTTTGTTGCACAGGCACCCAAAGCCCTGGCTTCGAGCTGGCCGCATCGGGTAGCGCCATTCGCGGCATGGGGCAGTTAGCCTGCGGCATATCTATCAGTGATCTGAAGGCTTCAAATCCCCCGTGTTCCGGCGCGTTGAAACCCTCCTGCCCTGCTCGGCACCTGCCACCAGCCACCATTTCCGCCTGAAATTTCCTATCCACCTAGAGCCGCGCTGTTTCCTGTTCGGCCATAATCGTCCTGCAATCATTGGCAAAACATGGCACCCAACCGCGATTGAAGAGCATGGCACTAGCCGCTAATAGAGCGGCATCTCTTTCAAGAACAGCTCGTGCGGCTCAAACCGCGCGCCGGCTTGCCCCATGCATCGCCGGTAGTTGAGCAGGCGCTCGGGTAGATGCGCGGGTTGGCCAATTTGGTCAAACACGCCCGAGACAAAGGCGTTGGTCACGAAAATGCCGTGCTCGCTCGGGCTGGGGAATTGGTAATAGCAAATATTAGCTCGTGGAATGGCAGCTTTAAGTTTGTTGACACAAACCGCGACGTATTCCGCCACGCGGCGCGACGCCGGCTGACAATCGGGTACGTCTTGCCAACGGCATGTGCCGCTAATGCGATTAGACATCAAGCTGCGTTCGACGTAGCTATTGATGAGGCTGCCACGGCCGGTGAACATGTCTGTTCCCGTCCCGCTCGCGTATCCACAAAGGCATTGAAAGGCCTCGGTGAGCGCACGACGCAACGCAATGACCGGATCCAAATGACAGCCACGGCCGCCCGCGTGATACTGCGTAAAGTCATTTCGCGACGTGAGGTGCGCTTCCAGCACGGCAATCCCGAGGTCGCTGGTGAGGTTGCGCACGACCAGGTCGTACCCCGAAGCTCTGAGCACCTCGATCAGTTTCAGCGAGTCGGCGTCGGTTACCGTGGTTAGATCGAGCGATGGGCACGCTATGCTGGTCGCCAGCGCGGAAAACCACGCGTCGTGCTCAACGACCTCCATCAGGCCTTCGAGTACCGCGTCTTCTAAGCTGCACCCGGCGGCAATCCCCGATGATCCTCGCTTGGGCAAGGCGAGGCGGCCGCCGGCAACTTGAAAATCCGTGGTCAGGTAGATGTTGGCAGCCGGCAACAAAATGGCGCGGTTGCTGACCAAGTCGCGCCCCCACACCCAATCAATGGGCGCTAGGCTGTTAAAGCGTTCTTGATGATGGCCGTCGAAGTGCGGCAACAACCCTTCCGCGAAAAACTCCATGTCGATGGCGTGGGCTTTTACGTCTTGGTACGAGGCGCGAATCACCTTGGTGCCGCCGTTGTAAAAGCAATACAGGTCTTCGAACCACTCGTAGGCGGCCGAGCACCAAGCGTGCTGACGCGTTAAGCCCTTGCCGATGGCGCGGCTGCTGGCCTGACGACGCAACACGCGCGCATCGGCGGCAAAGCGCGGTTGACCGTCTAGGCGAATAAAATGTAGGTCGCGAAGCAGCGGATGCGAGGCGACCAGGCGGGCTGGTGGGGAATCATGAACATACTTAACATTTACGCCTAACGCAGCAAATGCGGCGTGGGCGCGCTGTTCTGCCTCGGCGAGCCCGACGGTTCTAACGCCGCCTCCGACCTCGATGCCGGCGTGGTCACTAAACCCCAACAATGTCGGAGGCGATTTCGCGTCTTGTGCGGAACCCAACCCACCGCGATTCATGCCGAAGCAGGCAGGACAATACGTAGAAGGCGAAAACTTGGTCGAGGTAAGCGGGCCGGAATTTGAGATGCGATGCAGTTCGCTGCTGGTGGATGGCGATGCCCCGGAAAAAAAGCTCTGCAATTGCATTTGCACCACAGATGCTACCGCTGAAATCGTCGCGGCTTCCGCTGTGTGAGGGCTGGCAAGCGACATCAGCGCCATGACGCCAATGCCCTGCTGCGGATCAAAGCGAAAGTCGCTGCTTAAAATGGCGCAACCCAGACAGGGTGTTCGCCACGGCAGGACAAACGGGCCAACCACCACGTCGCTGCGCTTAGGCTGAATAAACAGCACCGGTACGCCAGCGGCCAGACATGCTTGATTCACCATTAGCAGCGCCGCATTGGTTGTATTTTCTAAGCACGCGATGACAAGCGTTCGGCCCGCGACGATGGAGGCGAGCTGTGCGGCGGTGGTTCGAGCTGTCGTGGCAATCGCTGACGCTTGGTTGTCCGTGTAAACGAGTTGAAGTTGATCGTGGGCCTCCACCTCGGCGAGGGCAATGGTGCCGACATCGACAAACGCCGCCGTCGTGCCCTTTGCGGTCAAATAGTCCGCGATGCCGTGTCCAAGCGCGGCATTGCCGATTACCACGACGTTGCCGGCGGCAGGCTCGGCAACTCGATGGGCGGGCGCGTCGCCTGCATTTGCCAGCTCAAACACTGTCCCCACTAACGCGTCGAGCGCTTCGATGAGTTCGTCCGGATCAAACTCTTCGGTAAGGCGACCGACTATCGCCGTGACGGTGCCTCCAAGTTTTACCGCATCAATAATGCTTCGCAAGGAGTCAGCATCTATGGCACCGATGCTCGTAATGCCGCGGCCGTCGTAGACCAGGCACGCACCTTGTTCGTTGGCGACGACATCGATGCCAGAAATCATGCGTAACGTATCGCTTGGTTTAATCATGGTGCTTGGCTCATTTCGGAAGTCCAATGGCTATTTCGCCAACCGTTGGTTCAAGCTCAAGATCTGCCGTTGGCAAGGGCACCCCGACGCCTAGCGGACAACTGCCAAGACCCAGCGCGGTTGCGGTCAATTGCACGGTTTGCATCAAGCAGCCGACTTCTTTGGCGACCAGCGAATAGGCGCCGCCGCGATAGCCTTCGGCGACGCGGGCAAACCGACTGGTAATGACGAGCACAATGGGCGGTGGAGCAGCGGCGCCCATTGCGCCTTGGGCGCGCTTCAGGACCGCATGTACGTCGGCTTCTGGAGACGACGTTTGTTCAAGCACATGCCGTTTCGGGCAATAGTGATAGAGCCCTGTTGGAACCGTCTCAATGGCCGCGTGGGTGACCGCCGCGTACACCTCCAACGAGTGCGCGGCGCCACCAGACGGGTATGGTCGCTGCACCTTAGACACGGCGCCGCTTTGATCGACAATTTCACGCGTATTGCGCATTGCGTAGTAAAACAGCGCGGAAAGCTGTGACAGCGCTATTTCCGTGCCGCGATAGTCGCGGACGCATTGCCTCGACGCAAGCGCGTCTCCCAGCGCCATCGAAAGGCCGTCAATTGGCTGCGGAAGTACTATGGTTGCGCCGCCGATGGGCGGTGCGATCGCGAGCGTGGCCGACGCGTCGTTTAACTTGCGCATGCCGTTGCGACTCGTACTATGAAACAAGGCGTCGTGGAGTTCCCACGGCGATGACGTTGCATCAACCGAGCGAAGAATTTGCATTTCATACAAGTGGTCGACGACTTCGAGAACTTCGTCTGGGCTCATCCCTTCCATGTCGAGGCCAGCTCGCGGTCGCGCGACGGCAAAGGCATGCAAAATTTCACAAATACTTGGATCGTCAACGGCGAGCACGTCACCATTTAATAGGCACGATATGACCAGCCGTTCGCCCGACCAACGCACGACCGTATTGGGATTTAGTTGTAGCTTGTCGGGCACCTCGGCGACGCTAACACCTGCCGGTGCGGGCCTCAATATAGAAACGGTCTGCCATGCATGAAGCGCCGGGCCGTAACTGTTACCCACACCGCGGCGATGTATGGGGTCGCATCAAATTGGCGCGTGCTACGAGATCGCGGTCTGTATGTGTCATCTCCTTGACGAGCGACAACATCAGTTCCACACACAGTAACATGTCGACCAATCTGTGTAGCCACAACGCCACGTTTCGCAAAAGGCCGTATTGCAGCTGTTACACATGTGACCTGCGCCACCAGTATCTTCAGCGCCTCGGACCTGTGACAGCTTTTCAATTTTCAAGCGGGACAGCGACAGCTTTTTTCGTTTCTCGTTTTTCATGATTGGCTGGTTGGTACGACTAGTCGATAAAGCCAGTCAAGAATAAATGATTGGACCAATTAAAAATTTTAAAAATGCAAAAACCTCACCAGAGATAATGAATCGCAAATAATAATATAATTACGGATATTTAAACAACACAAAAGACAGATGAGTCACCTGAAAACCTGGCCAATTATCATACAAATTGGACCGTCCAAAATGTATTACTTAATATATATTGGCTTAATTGCAGGCCAGATCGTTCGAGTCGCGCCAACAAACTTGGGCCCCGGTGC containing:
- a CDS encoding YcaO-like family protein, whose translation is MIKPSDTLRMISGIDVVANEQGACLVYDGRGITSIGAIDADSLRSIIDAVKLGGTVTAIVGRLTEEFDPDELIEALDALVGTVFELANAGDAPAHRVAEPAAGNVVVIGNAALGHGIADYLTAKGTTAAFVDVGTIALAEVEAHDQLQLVYTDNQASAIATTARTTAAQLASIVAGRTLVIACLENTTNAALLMVNQACLAAGVPVLFIQPKRSDVVVGPFVLPWRTPCLGCAILSSDFRFDPQQGIGVMALMSLASPHTAEAATISAVASVVQMQLQSFFSGASPSTSSELHRISNSGPLTSTKFSPSTYCPACFGMNRGGLGSAQDAKSPPTLLGFSDHAGIEVGGGVRTVGLAEAEQRAHAAFAALGVNVKYVHDSPPARLVASHPLLRDLHFIRLDGQPRFAADARVLRRQASSRAIGKGLTRQHAWCSAAYEWFEDLYCFYNGGTKVIRASYQDVKAHAIDMEFFAEGLLPHFDGHHQERFNSLAPIDWVWGRDLVSNRAILLPAANIYLTTDFQVAGGRLALPKRGSSGIAAGCSLEDAVLEGLMEVVEHDAWFSALATSIACPSLDLTTVTDADSLKLIEVLRASGYDLVVRNLTSDLGIAVLEAHLTSRNDFTQYHAGGRGCHLDPVIALRRALTEAFQCLCGYASGTGTDMFTGRGSLINSYVERSLMSNRISGTCRWQDVPDCQPASRRVAEYVAVCVNKLKAAIPRANICYYQFPSPSEHGIFVTNAFVSGVFDQIGQPAHLPERLLNYRRCMGQAGARFEPHELFLKEMPLY
- a CDS encoding transposase → MKRSRFSEVQFADILKEAAGGVPVADVLRQHNISTATYYAWRANTAAWKPPNLSASGDTKL
- a CDS encoding SagB family peptide dehydrogenase gives rise to the protein MPDKLQLNPNTVVRWSGERLVISCLLNGDVLAVDDPSICEILHAFAVARPRAGLDMEGMSPDEVLEVVDHLYEMQILRSVDATSSPWELHDALFHSTSRNGMRKLNDASATLAIAPPIGGATIVLPQPIDGLSMALGDALASRQCVRDYRGTEIALSQLSALFYYAMRNTREIVDQSGAVSKVQRPYPSGGAAHSLEVYAAVTHAAIETVPTGLYHYCPKRHVLEQTSSPEADVHAVLKRAQGAMGAAAPPPIVLVITSRFARVAEGYRGGAYSLVAKEVGCLMQTVQLTATALGLGSCPLGVGVPLPTADLELEPTVGEIAIGLPK
- the arfB gene encoding aminoacyl-tRNA hydrolase, whose translation is MAAGDLVVNERITIPASELEIRAARSGGPGGQHVNKTSSKVIVRWSLRYSEAVTTVDRYWLRDKLGSKLTVEGDLLVACEEHRDQSRNKADALAKLAAMLRTALVRPKPRKATKPTRGSNERRLTAKKSRADIKSGRQGRGNDD
- the rlmD gene encoding 23S rRNA (uracil(1939)-C(5))-methyltransferase RlmD; protein product: MLPGERAEVAIEHRSPHNGTAWARVIAPQGEPSDDRVTPRCPAFGACGGCVWQHLAYDEQLVWKRRRVAQALGVPMNQVAAVRPSPAQWGYRNKAKYVVAGDAQRLVLGAYAPRTHDVIDTAGCAVVAPVLDEVAAWVRGAATVLGLAPYREASGDGEFRYVVVRANALGDVLVTLVVTSQVRDEALRAVATSIAKHPAVRGVVALFNDRRNASIAPPEARELVLAGERSLRDHVAGVEVEVGASEFFQVNRAQADAMYGYVATALGKMAKAAPAAGAAYDVVDLYAGLGGFSFAAARVGLRVYAVEVHPGAVAALAAAAAANELPIVAQAANVDDAMADVPRDAGAVIVNPPRKGLTPALVAWLLASQTRHIVYISCGPESLGRDVAALAAAFETTSVQPFDLMPGTSQVETIVCLRRR